The window CGCCAGGTATTGGATGATATAGTAATCGTGCCCGAAGGCAAAGCATGTTCAACCATTCTGGAATTGTACAACAAGAATGCGATCGTCGTTGAACCGGCTGGCGCCATCCCTGTCGCCGCGCTTGATTTTTATCGCGAACAAATTCGCGGCAAAACGGTGGTATGCGTCATCAGCGGCGGAAACAACGACATCGACCGGATGCAGGAGATCAAGGAGCGCTCGCTGATTTACGAAGGGTTGATGCACTATTTTATCATTAATTTTCCGCAGCGGGCGGGCGCGTTGCGCGAGTTTATCGACGGCGTGCTGGGTCCGAACGACGATATTACCCGCTTTGAGTACACCAAAAAGAACAACCGCGACAGCGGTCCGGCATTGGTCGGGATCGAGCTGAAATTCCGCGAGGATTACGAAGGGCTAATCCGGCGTATGAACGAAAAAGGCATTTCTTATATTGAAGTGAATAAAGACCAGCAATTGTTCAATTATCTTGTGTAGGAGATGACAATATGACGAAGGAAGCAGCTATCGCAGCTCAGCCGGAAAAAGATATCAACCGCAAAGTTGTCCTGTTGGGCCTTATCATCGGGATGTTTTTCAGCGCCATGGAACAGACGGTGGTAGGAACGGCAATGCCGACCATTATCGGCGTGCTGAATGGATTTAAAATTTTCGCCTGGGTCACCACCGCCTATCTGATTACCTCCACTACCGTCATTCCGATAGTCGGCAAATGGTCGGACATGTTCGGCCGCCGCAAATTGTATTTGTTCGGCATCATTATCTTTGTGACCGGATCGGGGTTGTGCGCGACGGCGACTACCATGGAGCAATTGATCGCTTACCGCGCCTTGCAGGGTATTGGCGGAGGCATGATTATGCCGCTCACGCAAACGATTGTCGGCGATATTTTCACAGCCGAGCAACGCGCGCGCTGGCAAGGCGTTTTTGGGGCGATCTTCGGCTTGAGTTCGGTAATTGGACCGCTCCTCGGCGGATTTTTGGTCGATAACATTTCCTGGCATTGGATTTTCCTGATTAACGTGCCGTTTGGGCTGTTGTCGGCAATTTTGCTTTATGCCGGATTAAAGCATGAAATTGTGGGGGACGCCAAAGCGGGAAACATCGACTGGCCTGGTATTGCGGTATTTGTTCCGGCGCTCGTGCTGATGCTTTTATGGTTAAGTTTTGGCGGCGACAAGTTTGCCTGGAATTCGTTCACAAGCTATGCGTTGATCATCAGTTCGCTCATTTTGACGATTATTTTCGCCATGGTCGAGACAAAGGCGGCGCAGCCGATCATCGACATGCGTTTGTTTAAAAACCGGGTTTTCACTGTGACGAATGTTCTGGGACTGTTGCTCGGATTCGGCATGTTTGGCGCGATCATGTTTGTGCCGATGTTTATGCAAGGAATTTTGGGCGTTTCGTCGACCAAAGCGGGATCGACCATGACGCCGATGATGATCGCGCTTATTATCGCCAGCATCATTGGCGGCCAACTGCTGCTGCGCTTCCGCTACCGCACCGTGTTGACGGTAGGCATGATCATTATATGCGCCGGCTTTTATATGATGAGCACAATGGGGCTTGCCACCACCATGTTGACAGCCTATTCATACATGATCATTTTGGGCCTTGGCATGGGGCTTGTGATGCCCACTTTGATGATTGCCGTGCAGAACGAGTTTCCGAAAAACCAATTGGGGGAAGTCACTTCCGCCTCGACGTTTTTCCGGGCGATCGGCGGCACGTTCGGCATGACCGTGTTGAATGCGGTGATGAACCATTCGTTGGGAGTGAAAGTGGCTGAGGGCGCCAAAACGCCGCAAATCCAAAATGACCCGCTGTTGAAGCAACTTGCGGACAACCTTCAGGATAAAATCGACGATTTGTTCAGCATTTTGATTCAGCCCGATTTGCTGCCCATCCAGGGGCAGCCGAAGGAAGTGATCCTGCACTTCATCAAAGTGGCATGGGCGGATTCATTTGTGCTTGTATTCCAGGTAGGGCTGGGCTTTCTCGTGTTGGGCGTGCTTGTAGCGCTTATGGTCGGCGGCGGCAAAATCAAACGGGATCGCAAAGCGAAAACAGGCGGCAGCTCGCCAGCCGAAACGCCGCAGGCTTAAATTGAACAGCTTGATATCGGGGAAAGCGCCGGAGTTGACGAATTTTGTCGGCTCCGGCTGTTGTTTTATAGCGAAATTTTCAACATGGAAAAGGATTTTCCAACCGATTTGTCGAAAGCATTGTTGAACAAAATGGATGCATTCGCATGGCTATCATCGCACGCAACGCCGAGGGGGTCTTTGTTTTAATGCGCAATTCGGCGGCATACACCATAACCGCAACAGCCATCACATTTTTAGCCGGAACGATATGGACTTTCATTTTTGTTCGGCTTGCCGGGGGCGGTTGGACCGTTTCAGTGCCCGTTGAATTATTAAACGCAATCGTGCCTGCATGCATAGCGGGGGCGACTTTTTCAGTATTGACCGGCGTATATAGGCGCAATTCCGCAAAACGGCATCACCCGTCGACCCAAAACGACGTTCGGTTTTTCGACTTTTTTCATCAGGCCAATGACGGTATGTTGCTCGTCGAGGTGGACGAGCGGGGAAGCATTAGTCGAATTGTTGACGTGAACGCGGTGCTTTGTGCGCAAATGGGCTTTATGAAATGGGAATTCATTTCGTTTGGAAAAGAAATATTGTCCGGATTAAACCGGGAATTGCTAGGCGGCGTATGGGAAAAGCTCCTCGTAAACGGCGGCTGCACCTTTGACTGGAAATTTGTTTCCAAGATGGATCGGCTGTATTGGTACGAAGTTAGCGCCAGCCGGACTTCTGTCGACGGCCAGGATGCGGTGCTGGGAATCTTGCGTGACGTGACCGAACGCAAAAGGTCGGAGCGAAAGATCCGAAAGCTGGCATTTTATGACGCCGTAACCGGATTGCCCAACCTGCGCGTGTT of the Bacilli bacterium genome contains:
- a CDS encoding MDR family MFS transporter, which encodes MTKEAAIAAQPEKDINRKVVLLGLIIGMFFSAMEQTVVGTAMPTIIGVLNGFKIFAWVTTAYLITSTTVIPIVGKWSDMFGRRKLYLFGIIIFVTGSGLCATATTMEQLIAYRALQGIGGGMIMPLTQTIVGDIFTAEQRARWQGVFGAIFGLSSVIGPLLGGFLVDNISWHWIFLINVPFGLLSAILLYAGLKHEIVGDAKAGNIDWPGIAVFVPALVLMLLWLSFGGDKFAWNSFTSYALIISSLILTIIFAMVETKAAQPIIDMRLFKNRVFTVTNVLGLLLGFGMFGAIMFVPMFMQGILGVSSTKAGSTMTPMMIALIIASIIGGQLLLRFRYRTVLTVGMIIICAGFYMMSTMGLATTMLTAYSYMIILGLGMGLVMPTLMIAVQNEFPKNQLGEVTSASTFFRAIGGTFGMTVLNAVMNHSLGVKVAEGAKTPQIQNDPLLKQLADNLQDKIDDLFSILIQPDLLPIQGQPKEVILHFIKVAWADSFVLVFQVGLGFLVLGVLVALMVGGGKIKRDRKAKTGGSSPAETPQA